A portion of the Saimiri boliviensis isolate mSaiBol1 chromosome 1, mSaiBol1.pri, whole genome shotgun sequence genome contains these proteins:
- the FBXO48 gene encoding F-box only protein 48, with translation MQKNSKRSNNSRVSHTDWNSVDAKNEKHESQNNFVDLLPEEISLQIFSQLDIWSLCKASLTCRSWNDTVRNNDSLWKPHCMTLRAVCRREIDDDLESGYSWRVILLRNYQKSKVKHEWLSGRYSNICSSISLPEKIMYPMDADTWGEILEAELER, from the exons ATGCAGAAGAACTCCAAGAGAAGCAATAATTCAAGAGTTTCTCACACAGACTGGAACTCTGTGGATGCTAAGAATGAAAAGCATGAAAGTCAAAACAACTTTGTTGACCTGCTGCCTGAAGAAATCAGTTTACAAATTTTCAGTCAGCTGGACATATGGAGTTTGTGCAAGGCTTCCTTGACATGCAGGAGCTGGAATGACACAGTAAGAAACAATGACTCTTTATGGAAACCTCACTGCATGACTCTAAGAGCTGTGTGCCGAAGAGAAATAGATGATGATCTAGAAAGTGGTTATTCTTGGAGG GTAATACTCCTGAGGAATTACCAAAAGAGTAAAGTGAAACACGAATGGCTAAGTGGCAGATATAGCAACATTTGTTCTTCCATTAGCCTACCAGAAAAAATCATGTACCCAATGGATGCAGATACATGGGGGGAAATTCTAGAAGCAGAACTGGAAAGATAA